The bacterium genomic sequence GCTGTCGGCAGAGCCCAGGTAGTTGCCGAGACTGTCGGCTTCACCATCAGAGACCGGCAAATGTATGGACCGGCGGTCCGCTACATCTGCTTCGACTCCCTTTCAGGGACGCATGCGGTCTGGAAAGACAGCTATGGCCTTGTCAGGTACAACTTCCGGCCGCGCACCGGCGGCTGGCGCTGGCCTGACGGAATCGTCGTCAATGCAGAGCCGCGCACACTGGGCTCAATGGACGTCAACATGGTCAGGCATACCGCCATGATTGCCGCCAGTCACCTCGACTCCAACGTGCATGTCCTGACCAGGCTGGTCGACTCAGCGCCGGGAGCCGGGACTTTCAGCGAAGATGAAGTCCGGGTCGACTGCCACTATCCGTTGATTGGCGCGAACCAGTACGGCACGCCGAAGTTCGCGGCCCTGAGCAATGACTCGCTCACCTTTCTGTCCATGCTATCGGTCGTGCCCTTCTTTCTCGGACACGTCGGTACGTTTCCGGCGTTCAACCTGGCCGGGTCGAAGCAGATCGGCCGCTACGGTTACATCTGGGCTGAAACCGAGGACCCGGACCGTGGAACGCTTTTCCTCTGTGAGACGCCGAACAACGGCCAGAACTGGTACGCGCCGTCGCGCCTGTCCGACTCGGTCCCTTCGCCGCTGTCGCGCTCCCTGCTCTCAGGATGCGGCACGTATGACTCGACCAATATCCACTTACTGGCCGACCTGTACGACGGCAGCGACGTCCTCCATTCGCAGATCTGGCACTACACCAAGTATCCCACGCCTACCTGGCGCCTTGTCCACGAATACGCGTGTCCGCCCGGCGCTCGGATCGGCGATGACGCACTCGCCGCCGACCGGCCCAGCATCGGGATGAACCGGGCCCTGGACGAGCTCTGTGCCGTGTGGGAGCAGTTCAACCCGGACAACGTTGACCCTTTGACCGGGCTCTGCCGCGCCGACATCTGGGCCGCCCGCACCGACATCGCGGCGACGCGCACGAATGCGGGCGACTACAACTGGGGCCCGCCCGTGCGTCTGACAGTACCGGACAGCACCAGCAAACGCTTCCCTTTCCTGAGTGAGGTCGTCAACGACACGCTGCACATCATCTACTTCGCCGACCGGGTTGCCGGGTTCTCAGAACTGGGCCAGGGCCCGCAGACTGTGAATCCCGTCATCTACCTTCGCGTGCCGGTCAACCTGTTGCCTTCCGGAGTATCGGAGAACAGGCCGATGACCGTGCGCCGGCTCGGGCTCGGTGCCTACCCCAACCCGTTCCGGGGAACCGTGACCATCCGCCTCTCCGACTCATCATTCATCGCTCATCACTCATC encodes the following:
- a CDS encoding T9SS type A sorting domain-containing protein, with product MKLKNRPLVYAVAAWIVLCAVGRAQVVAETVGFTIRDRQMYGPAVRYICFDSLSGTHAVWKDSYGLVRYNFRPRTGGWRWPDGIVVNAEPRTLGSMDVNMVRHTAMIAASHLDSNVHVLTRLVDSAPGAGTFSEDEVRVDCHYPLIGANQYGTPKFAALSNDSLTFLSMLSVVPFFLGHVGTFPAFNLAGSKQIGRYGYIWAETEDPDRGTLFLCETPNNGQNWYAPSRLSDSVPSPLSRSLLSGCGTYDSTNIHLLADLYDGSDVLHSQIWHYTKYPTPTWRLVHEYACPPGARIGDDALAADRPSIGMNRALDELCAVWEQFNPDNVDPLTGLCRADIWAARTDIAATRTNAGDYNWGPPVRLTVPDSTSKRFPFLSEVVNDTLHIIYFADRVAGFSELGQGPQTVNPVIYLRVPVNLLPSGVSENRPMTVRRLGLGAYPNPFRGTVTIRLSDSSFIAHHSSLVLRVFDAAGGAVLESPIANRHSPFALDLRSMPAGVYFVTAGAGPDVRSCRIVKTP